The Hyperolius riggenbachi isolate aHypRig1 chromosome 3, aHypRig1.pri, whole genome shotgun sequence genome window below encodes:
- the EPO gene encoding erythropoietin isoform X3, which yields MLLVNVKLVTPQPMCDRRVLNNYITAATDEDNVMNVACDFPEDVILPEPSMNMEWRKLQISQQRAEVQQGITLFINTVPTVTKFLSDCHLQLSLQKFSSRAQTMKNILDRINVKADVNVSDRQGRTFAARTLKQFYAVYKNFLQGKYRAFMISACAQNR from the exons ATGTTGCTGGTTAATGTGAAGCTTGTTACTCCGCAGCCGATGTGTGACAGGAGAGTTCTCAACAATTACATCACGGCAGCTACCGATGAGGATAACGTCATG AATGTTGCATGTGACTTTCCAGAGGACGTCATCCTACCAGAACCATCCATGAACATGGAATGGAGGAAGCTACAG ATCTCACAGCAGAGAGCAGAGGTTCAGCAAGGGATTACGCTATTTATCAACACTGTTCCAACCGTCACGAAGTTCCTCTCAGACTGCCATTTACAGCTGTCACTACAGAAGTTCTCCAGCAGGGCGCAGACCATGAAGAACATTCTGGACAGGATTAATGTAAAG GCAGACGTGAATGTTTCCGACAGACAAGGAAGGACatttgctgcacggactttaaaaCAATTTTATGCTGTTTACAAGAACTTTTTACAAGGGAAATACAGAGCTTTTATGATATCGGCTTGTGCTCAGAACAGATGA
- the EPO gene encoding erythropoietin isoform X2, with amino-acid sequence MGVTDLLILLQMLLVNVKLVTPQPMCDRRVLNNYITAATDEDNVMNVACDFPEDVILPEPSMNMEWRKLQISQQRAEVQQGITLFINTVPTVTKFLSDCHLQLSLQKFSSRAQTMKNILDRINVKADVNVSDRQGRTFAARTLKQFYAVYKNFLQGKYRAFMISACAQNR; translated from the exons ATTTACTTATTCTGCTACAGATGTTGCTGGTTAATGTGAAGCTTGTTACTCCGCAGCCGATGTGTGACAGGAGAGTTCTCAACAATTACATCACGGCAGCTACCGATGAGGATAACGTCATG AATGTTGCATGTGACTTTCCAGAGGACGTCATCCTACCAGAACCATCCATGAACATGGAATGGAGGAAGCTACAG ATCTCACAGCAGAGAGCAGAGGTTCAGCAAGGGATTACGCTATTTATCAACACTGTTCCAACCGTCACGAAGTTCCTCTCAGACTGCCATTTACAGCTGTCACTACAGAAGTTCTCCAGCAGGGCGCAGACCATGAAGAACATTCTGGACAGGATTAATGTAAAG GCAGACGTGAATGTTTCCGACAGACAAGGAAGGACatttgctgcacggactttaaaaCAATTTTATGCTGTTTACAAGAACTTTTTACAAGGGAAATACAGAGCTTTTATGATATCGGCTTGTGCTCAGAACAGATGA
- the EPO gene encoding erythropoietin isoform X1, translated as MGRKEAPDLLILLQMLLVNVKLVTPQPMCDRRVLNNYITAATDEDNVMNVACDFPEDVILPEPSMNMEWRKLQISQQRAEVQQGITLFINTVPTVTKFLSDCHLQLSLQKFSSRAQTMKNILDRINVKADVNVSDRQGRTFAARTLKQFYAVYKNFLQGKYRAFMISACAQNR; from the exons ATTTACTTATTCTGCTACAGATGTTGCTGGTTAATGTGAAGCTTGTTACTCCGCAGCCGATGTGTGACAGGAGAGTTCTCAACAATTACATCACGGCAGCTACCGATGAGGATAACGTCATG AATGTTGCATGTGACTTTCCAGAGGACGTCATCCTACCAGAACCATCCATGAACATGGAATGGAGGAAGCTACAG ATCTCACAGCAGAGAGCAGAGGTTCAGCAAGGGATTACGCTATTTATCAACACTGTTCCAACCGTCACGAAGTTCCTCTCAGACTGCCATTTACAGCTGTCACTACAGAAGTTCTCCAGCAGGGCGCAGACCATGAAGAACATTCTGGACAGGATTAATGTAAAG GCAGACGTGAATGTTTCCGACAGACAAGGAAGGACatttgctgcacggactttaaaaCAATTTTATGCTGTTTACAAGAACTTTTTACAAGGGAAATACAGAGCTTTTATGATATCGGCTTGTGCTCAGAACAGATGA